The Opitutaceae bacterium genome has a window encoding:
- a CDS encoding TonB-dependent copper receptor, with protein MNSFALSTTLLTLAVSFAVPIAAQVISPADPVALPQLEIWGRTDVFRQQDTPSADGGEYLGRLSGLSGSRMGGHGTDILIRGQKDERNTVLLDGAAIQGGCPNHMDPATSYAPVEFYDSVRVLKGPQTLIYGPGGTGGTVLFERSVKRFESGERARLSLDTGYTDNADSWFVSVDAAAGTEDWQARILGTTRSADDYVDGDGNEVRSAYRQDGLSFIGAYTPQAETRIEIGAEHTRALDVLFAGAAMDSPESTSDIFRLRLRHQPTGGAVRAIEFDSGYAEVAHTMDNYSLRPAGMMWMFVPSETAAWTARLNTRIEAGPGEIQTGFNFQQIQADATRYSGPAGTIPTTVNSYMWPEVERQTVGVFTEYQFSPDPDSNLLFGLRGDRFDASAGTTDLDPPGMMMSPNRLYQMYYGSSAQRDPVIGLGALLRYERRIGDKGFKAYAAAQRSLRDADTTERFIGTNNSAPAMRWVGNPGLELETHNLAEAGLLYESAKWLIAGSIHGDWVSDFILRDRAHGQTATGIADNASIYRNVDARLIGFELEVSHSLTGNLQANARLAYVEGTNTTEDRPLAQIPPLEGAVGLDYVTEIFRVGAMLRFADAQDRVDDNPMTGSGLDAGPTPGWATLDLEGRYRVTEQIEVRGGVRNLFDETYAIHVNRSNDFDATQAQINEPGRTLWIALNLSY; from the coding sequence ATGAATTCTTTCGCTCTCTCCACCACGCTTCTCACGCTTGCCGTCTCCTTCGCCGTTCCCATTGCTGCCCAGGTCATCTCCCCAGCCGACCCGGTCGCGCTTCCCCAACTTGAAATCTGGGGACGAACCGACGTCTTCCGCCAACAGGACACTCCTTCCGCCGACGGCGGGGAATACCTCGGCCGCCTTTCCGGTCTCTCCGGCTCCCGGATGGGCGGACACGGCACTGACATCCTTATCCGCGGCCAGAAGGACGAACGCAACACCGTCCTCCTCGACGGCGCTGCCATCCAGGGCGGTTGTCCGAATCACATGGATCCGGCCACCTCCTATGCCCCGGTTGAGTTCTATGACTCCGTCCGGGTGCTGAAAGGCCCCCAGACCCTCATTTACGGACCCGGCGGGACCGGGGGCACCGTCCTCTTTGAGCGGTCGGTCAAGCGATTCGAATCAGGCGAAAGGGCACGATTGTCATTGGACACCGGATACACGGACAACGCCGACTCCTGGTTTGTTTCCGTCGACGCCGCGGCCGGCACCGAAGATTGGCAGGCCCGGATCCTGGGCACGACCCGCTCAGCCGACGACTATGTCGACGGCGACGGCAACGAGGTCCGCTCCGCCTATCGGCAGGACGGCCTTTCCTTCATCGGCGCCTATACCCCGCAGGCGGAAACGCGGATCGAAATCGGCGCCGAGCACACCCGCGCGCTCGACGTCCTCTTCGCCGGCGCTGCGATGGACTCACCGGAAAGCACCAGTGACATCTTTCGCCTGCGCCTGCGCCACCAGCCGACCGGCGGAGCGGTTCGGGCGATTGAATTCGACAGCGGCTATGCGGAGGTCGCCCACACCATGGACAACTACTCGCTGCGCCCGGCCGGCATGATGTGGATGTTCGTCCCATCCGAGACGGCGGCCTGGACGGCACGGCTCAATACCCGCATCGAGGCCGGACCCGGCGAGATTCAGACCGGTTTCAATTTCCAACAGATCCAGGCCGACGCCACCCGCTACAGCGGACCGGCGGGCACCATCCCGACGACGGTCAATTCCTATATGTGGCCGGAGGTCGAAAGACAGACTGTCGGCGTTTTCACCGAATATCAGTTCAGTCCGGACCCCGATTCGAATCTGCTCTTCGGGCTGCGAGGCGATCGGTTTGATGCCTCGGCCGGGACAACCGATCTCGATCCCCCTGGCATGATGATGAGTCCGAATAGGCTTTACCAGATGTACTACGGAAGCAGCGCTCAGCGGGATCCGGTCATTGGCCTCGGGGCTCTCCTCCGCTACGAGCGCAGGATCGGCGACAAGGGCTTCAAGGCCTACGCCGCCGCCCAACGAAGCCTGCGCGATGCCGATACGACCGAACGGTTCATCGGCACGAACAACAGTGCGCCGGCCATGCGCTGGGTCGGCAATCCCGGCCTCGAACTGGAAACCCATAATCTGGCAGAGGCCGGGCTCCTCTACGAATCCGCAAAATGGTTGATCGCCGGATCAATCCACGGGGACTGGGTCAGTGATTTCATTCTGCGCGACCGCGCCCACGGCCAAACCGCGACCGGCATCGCCGACAATGCCTCGATCTACCGCAACGTTGATGCCCGCCTCATCGGATTCGAACTCGAAGTCTCCCACAGCCTGACCGGGAACCTTCAGGCCAACGCCCGACTCGCTTACGTGGAGGGAACCAACACGACGGAGGATCGCCCTCTCGCCCAGATTCCGCCGCTCGAAGGCGCGGTTGGACTGGACTACGTGACTGAGATCTTCCGGGTCGGCGCCATGCTCCGTTTCGCCGATGCGCAGGATCGGGTCGACGACAACCCGATGACCGGCAGCGGTCTCGATGCCGGTCCCACCCCGGGCTGGGCAACCCTCGACCTCGAAGGCCGCTACCGCGTCACCGAACAAATCGAGGTCCGCGGCGGGGTGCGCAATCTCTTCGACGAGACCTACGCCATCCATGTCAACCGCTCCAACGACTTTGACGCCACCCAAGCCCAGATCAACGAGCCCGGCCGCACCCTCTGGATCGCCCTCAACCTCAGCTATTAG
- a CDS encoding M3 family oligoendopeptidase: protein MDWDLSSYFPSFDGPKYRQFRDRLNEDLRILNRAFPPEIPGTDPDLDPLIERILGLEDASVRRSHLSSYLGCLTAADSAHEGYAAEEAALALTGAAIDNARTLILARMRLLDTSGLQKLIGDPRLADAGYALTRLHQAASRRMSETEEALASDLGVDGFEAWGRLYDNLAGNLEFEMARPDGTRERLPMSQRRSLLGHPDRRIRRAAFDGGNHAWDQVARVAASALNSLAGTRQTLRIRRGQEHFLDPALFDARISPPCLDALFQALKSRRESAWNMLRFRAGLMGLERIAWFDLEAPIPSPDKDAVDLSWPAACAWVQDAFDRSYPALGTFFRAVVEKQWIDWQPRRGKRPGGFCTSSNLSGESRIFMTYNQTVNDVMTLAHEAGHAFHSHLLADKRGLIRSYPMTLAETASTFAEQILIEGILSDPSAPVGRKRQVLDSQVRHAVTFLLDIPIRYHFERRFHEERQTGEVGVGRLKTLMTETQQEWLGDTLEPGGEDPLFWASKLHFFITGLSFYNFPYTFGFLLSRKLYARLMAEGPSFLPHYEAFLRQTTVQDADALIRNALGEDPADPAFWAAAIDSLQEPFESLRSLDG, encoded by the coding sequence ATGGATTGGGACCTATCCAGTTACTTCCCGTCGTTTGACGGACCGAAATACCGCCAGTTCCGCGATCGCCTGAATGAGGACCTCCGGATCCTCAACCGCGCCTTCCCTCCCGAAATCCCGGGAACCGATCCGGATCTTGATCCTCTGATCGAGCGGATCCTCGGTCTGGAGGACGCATCCGTCCGGCGCTCCCATCTCTCCTCCTACCTCGGTTGCCTGACCGCGGCCGATTCGGCCCATGAGGGCTACGCCGCCGAGGAGGCGGCCCTGGCCCTTACCGGTGCCGCCATCGACAATGCCCGGACTCTCATCCTTGCCCGGATGAGGCTCCTCGATACCTCGGGCCTCCAGAAATTGATCGGCGACCCCCGTCTGGCCGATGCCGGCTACGCCCTCACCCGACTCCATCAAGCCGCCTCCCGGCGGATGAGTGAAACCGAGGAAGCCCTCGCCTCCGATCTCGGAGTGGATGGATTTGAAGCCTGGGGTCGTCTCTATGACAATCTCGCAGGCAACCTCGAGTTCGAGATGGCCCGCCCGGACGGCACCCGGGAACGTCTTCCGATGTCGCAACGCCGGTCTCTCCTTGGCCACCCGGACCGACGCATCCGCCGGGCTGCATTCGACGGGGGCAACCACGCCTGGGACCAGGTCGCCCGGGTGGCGGCCTCCGCCCTCAACAGCCTGGCCGGCACCCGGCAGACCCTGAGAATCCGCCGAGGTCAGGAACACTTCCTCGATCCCGCCCTCTTCGATGCCCGCATCAGCCCGCCGTGCCTGGATGCGCTTTTCCAGGCCCTCAAATCGAGGAGGGAAAGTGCCTGGAACATGTTGCGCTTCCGGGCAGGGCTGATGGGCCTGGAGCGGATCGCCTGGTTCGACCTTGAAGCCCCGATACCCTCTCCCGACAAAGACGCGGTGGATCTCTCCTGGCCGGCGGCCTGCGCCTGGGTGCAGGATGCCTTCGATCGGAGCTATCCCGCATTGGGGACCTTCTTTCGGGCCGTGGTGGAGAAACAGTGGATCGACTGGCAGCCACGGCGCGGCAAGAGGCCGGGGGGGTTCTGCACCTCCTCGAATCTGTCCGGCGAATCCCGCATCTTCATGACCTACAACCAGACGGTCAATGACGTCATGACCCTTGCCCACGAAGCCGGCCACGCTTTCCACAGTCATCTGTTGGCCGACAAACGGGGACTCATCCGAAGCTACCCCATGACCCTGGCCGAGACGGCCAGCACCTTCGCCGAGCAGATCCTGATTGAAGGCATCCTGAGCGACCCCTCCGCGCCGGTTGGCCGAAAACGGCAAGTCCTTGATTCCCAAGTCCGTCACGCGGTCACTTTCCTTCTGGATATCCCGATCCGGTATCACTTCGAGCGTCGTTTCCATGAAGAACGGCAAACCGGCGAGGTCGGGGTCGGCCGACTCAAGACACTTATGACCGAAACCCAGCAGGAATGGCTCGGGGACACCCTCGAACCGGGTGGCGAGGATCCCCTTTTCTGGGCCTCCAAGCTCCATTTCTTCATCACCGGCCTTTCGTTTTACAATTTCCCCTACACCTTCGGATTCCTTCTCAGCCGCAAGCTCTATGCGCGACTCATGGCGGAGGGTCCGTCCTTCCTGCCGCACTACGAAGCCTTCCTCCGCCAGACCACCGTCCAGGATGCCGACGCCCTCATCCGCAACGCCCTCGGCGAAGACCCCGCGGACCCGGCCTTCTGGGCCGCCGCAATCGACTCTCTCCAGGAGCCCTTTGAGTCTCTTCGGAGTCTGGACGGCTGA
- a CDS encoding radical SAM protein yields MKIGLIAMSGVRVKTVELAELGVTLPQFVNRGKVIASLPSLGLLTVAALTPADVEVAYREIGELAANQELEPFDLVGISSFSAQIDEAYALADRYRAAGTPVVLGGIHVSLMPEEAAEHADAIVLNGAEGAWPRLVEDFREGRMGRVYQGLRSGVFEANHYAQPRFELLRGRPYNRLTIQTSRGCPLNCEFCAASIRITSSFQQKPVDLVIAEILAARQVAAEPFFELADDNTFINKRWGREFLKKLIPLEINWFTETDISIADDDELLDLLAESGCRQVLVGLESPSGEALGGIDPGNWKQRRSDRYLEAIEKIQAHGVSVNGCFILGLDSQDPGIFEEVRDFVVRSELLEVQLTVLTPFPGTPLYSRLQREGRLLRERYWDRCTLFDVNFQPRRMSVDELESGLRWLFGEVYNEREFNRRKRHYMELIKKGMPAGN; encoded by the coding sequence ATGAAGATTGGATTGATCGCAATGAGCGGGGTTCGGGTGAAGACGGTCGAACTGGCCGAACTCGGCGTCACCCTGCCCCAGTTCGTGAATCGGGGGAAGGTGATCGCCTCGTTGCCGAGCCTGGGTCTATTGACCGTGGCGGCGCTGACTCCGGCCGATGTCGAAGTGGCGTATCGGGAAATTGGAGAGTTGGCGGCGAATCAGGAATTGGAGCCTTTCGACCTTGTCGGCATCTCGTCGTTTTCGGCCCAGATCGACGAAGCTTACGCGTTGGCGGATCGCTACCGTGCGGCCGGGACGCCCGTCGTGTTGGGGGGTATCCATGTTTCCCTGATGCCGGAAGAAGCGGCCGAACATGCCGATGCCATCGTGCTGAACGGAGCGGAAGGGGCATGGCCCCGCCTGGTCGAGGATTTCCGGGAGGGTCGGATGGGGAGAGTTTACCAGGGCCTGAGGTCCGGCGTCTTCGAGGCGAACCACTATGCCCAACCCCGTTTCGAGCTTCTTCGCGGCCGGCCCTACAATCGATTGACCATTCAAACCTCGCGCGGTTGCCCGCTGAACTGTGAATTCTGCGCCGCCAGCATACGGATCACCTCGTCATTCCAGCAGAAGCCGGTCGACCTGGTCATCGCCGAGATCCTGGCCGCCAGGCAGGTGGCCGCGGAGCCGTTCTTTGAGTTGGCCGATGACAACACCTTCATCAATAAGCGATGGGGTCGGGAGTTCCTCAAGAAACTGATTCCTCTCGAGATCAACTGGTTCACCGAGACGGACATCTCAATTGCGGATGACGATGAATTGCTGGATCTCCTGGCCGAGAGCGGGTGCCGGCAGGTTTTGGTCGGATTGGAAAGTCCATCGGGAGAAGCGCTGGGCGGAATCGATCCGGGGAACTGGAAACAGCGTCGGAGCGACCGCTACCTGGAGGCGATTGAGAAGATCCAGGCGCACGGAGTCAGCGTGAACGGATGCTTCATCCTCGGCCTCGACAGCCAGGACCCGGGGATTTTCGAAGAGGTGAGGGACTTCGTCGTGAGATCAGAGCTTCTCGAGGTGCAGCTGACGGTCCTGACGCCCTTTCCCGGGACGCCGCTCTACAGCCGGCTCCAGCGCGAGGGACGTCTGCTCAGGGAACGTTATTGGGATCGTTGCACACTCTTTGACGTCAATTTCCAGCCCAGGAGGATGAGCGTGGACGAGCTCGAGAGCGGCCTGCGGTGGCTCTTTGGGGAGGTCTACAACGAGCGCGAGTTCAACCGCCGCAAACGCCACTACATGGAGTTGATCAAGAAAGGAATGCCGGCTGGCAATTGA
- a CDS encoding acyl carrier protein produces MNSTELKLRTALDGLASRDLSGVGLDDDLVAALGLDSLASLRLLAVVEKCFGVRFPDERLAEFRTLRQLLTFIAGQTGGRKE; encoded by the coding sequence ATGAATTCGACAGAACTGAAGTTGCGGACCGCTCTGGATGGTCTTGCCAGTCGGGACCTGTCCGGGGTGGGCCTTGATGATGACCTCGTCGCGGCACTGGGTCTGGACAGCCTGGCGTCCCTGCGGTTGCTGGCGGTGGTCGAGAAGTGTTTCGGGGTTCGATTCCCGGATGAGCGACTGGCGGAGTTCAGGACGCTTCGCCAATTGCTGACCTTCATCGCGGGGCAGACGGGAGGAAGAAAGGAGTAA
- a CDS encoding class I adenylate-forming enzyme family protein, which produces MIALNEIRVLPDLLRLAEGAYGEEPAIQLSGRPESIRTYRSVNDLAGRGGALLASIPADPGDAVIMLLDSGPDWVVTFFSIQMAGLVAVPLLMDTPRDRLPAIVQRVGARVAVTGGRGRGAFRRQSGFVEIPVESLLTHSGRLDMPRTRWPEDLALLAFTSGTTAQSKLVELSHGNLMADVRSVLSVGTAGPGDSLLSMLPLAHLFELTGGLLAPLACGARIVYEPSPLPNRIVRSLRDHGVTHALAVPGLVRCLVEEVCSQRKDFGGCHGLAETAASVRSVIGPSFHTLIVGGASLGKDLVKLIRGAGIQVGVGYGLTEAGPIVSLGLLGADPVGSVGRPLPGVEVRLSEAGEILVRGGNVMRGYHRDPEASNAAFADGWLRTGDLGAIDENGCLFLTGRLKDVIISPTGETLDPEEMEAYYHHPRFVEIAIAGLKGADGNDEPVLFVVPSDEEIADEICQDVFSKLRTAAPPRFRASRWVRLHQPLPRTATGKIRRADLRASGGVLPGRIAGE; this is translated from the coding sequence ATGATCGCGCTGAATGAAATCCGGGTGCTGCCGGACCTCCTCCGATTGGCCGAGGGAGCCTATGGAGAGGAACCCGCCATCCAGCTCTCCGGTCGCCCGGAATCAATCCGGACTTACCGTTCGGTTAACGATCTGGCCGGCCGGGGGGGAGCCCTCCTGGCCTCAATACCGGCTGATCCGGGCGATGCGGTCATCATGCTGCTCGATTCAGGTCCGGATTGGGTTGTCACGTTTTTTTCGATACAGATGGCGGGATTGGTCGCCGTCCCGTTGCTGATGGATACACCCCGTGATCGACTTCCGGCGATCGTGCAACGAGTCGGGGCCCGCGTCGCCGTGACCGGGGGTCGGGGCAGGGGCGCCTTTCGACGGCAATCCGGATTTGTCGAGATACCCGTTGAATCGCTGCTCACGCACTCCGGCCGGCTGGATATGCCGAGGACCCGATGGCCGGAGGACCTGGCATTGCTGGCCTTCACCTCCGGCACGACGGCTCAGTCGAAGTTGGTTGAGCTCAGCCATGGGAACCTGATGGCGGATGTGCGATCCGTCCTTTCGGTCGGAACCGCCGGTCCCGGCGACTCGTTGTTGTCGATGCTTCCGCTTGCTCACCTCTTCGAGCTGACGGGCGGTCTGCTGGCCCCCTTGGCCTGCGGCGCGAGAATTGTCTACGAACCTTCGCCCCTTCCCAATCGGATCGTGCGTTCGCTTCGAGACCACGGGGTCACACATGCCCTGGCCGTTCCGGGGCTGGTCCGGTGCCTGGTTGAGGAGGTTTGTTCCCAAAGGAAAGACTTCGGCGGATGTCACGGCCTTGCTGAAACAGCGGCCTCAGTGCGGAGTGTGATCGGTCCATCCTTTCATACCCTCATTGTGGGAGGTGCCTCGCTTGGGAAGGATCTTGTCAAACTGATCCGGGGCGCGGGCATCCAGGTCGGAGTGGGCTACGGACTCACTGAAGCAGGCCCCATCGTCAGTCTGGGCCTCCTGGGTGCGGATCCGGTCGGGTCGGTCGGCCGACCACTTCCCGGAGTTGAGGTCCGACTTTCGGAAGCGGGCGAGATTCTGGTCCGCGGAGGCAACGTGATGCGCGGTTACCATCGGGACCCGGAGGCTTCCAATGCGGCCTTTGCGGATGGGTGGCTCAGGACCGGTGACCTGGGCGCCATCGATGAGAATGGCTGTCTTTTCCTGACGGGTCGTTTGAAGGATGTGATCATCTCCCCGACGGGAGAGACGTTGGATCCCGAGGAAATGGAAGCCTATTACCATCATCCCCGTTTTGTGGAGATTGCCATTGCCGGCCTCAAGGGAGCCGATGGCAATGATGAGCCGGTCCTGTTTGTGGTGCCGTCCGACGAAGAGATCGCGGACGAAATCTGTCAGGATGTCTTTTCGAAACTGCGAACCGCTGCTCCACCTCGTTTCAGGGCGTCAAGGTGGGTTCGTCTCCATCAACCTCTTCCGCGCACCGCGACGGGAAAAATCCGCCGGGCTGATCTCAGGGCGAGCGGTGGAGTCCTGCCGGGAAGAATTGCCGGGGAATGA
- a CDS encoding YqaE/Pmp3 family membrane protein, with protein MPILLIILAIILPPVAVFLKSGAGKDLVINIILCLLFYIPGIIHALWLVTKK; from the coding sequence ATGCCGATCCTCCTCATCATCCTCGCCATCATCCTCCCGCCCGTTGCTGTCTTCCTCAAGTCGGGTGCCGGCAAGGACCTCGTTATCAACATCATCCTCTGCCTCCTTTTTTACATCCCGGGCATCATCCATGCCCTCTGGCTGGTGACGAAAAAGTAA
- a CDS encoding hotdog domain-containing protein, with protein MSVSPPQVPPGVFAYANRSHFDELDGLNVVHHSRYLKQVERAQQAMFDRIMETDGFDPERYPDLYAVVRRLDIEYLESIRSVIDYTILLSVERLGEASLTTRFAFRSPDHAILYARGRRTICHLSSQTHRPSGWSASFRERFSRWECDGRDLKSL; from the coding sequence ATGTCTGTCTCGCCTCCCCAGGTCCCGCCCGGCGTTTTTGCCTACGCGAACCGATCCCATTTTGATGAACTCGACGGACTGAACGTCGTCCATCATTCACGCTACCTCAAGCAGGTGGAGCGGGCCCAGCAGGCCATGTTTGATCGAATCATGGAAACCGACGGGTTCGATCCCGAGCGCTACCCCGATCTCTATGCCGTGGTCCGCCGACTCGACATCGAGTACCTGGAATCCATCCGCAGTGTCATCGACTACACGATCCTGCTCTCCGTCGAACGGCTCGGAGAAGCTTCCCTCACAACCCGGTTCGCCTTCCGCTCGCCCGACCATGCCATCCTCTACGCCCGGGGACGCCGCACCATCTGCCACTTGAGCAGCCAAACCCATCGGCCGTCCGGTTGGTCGGCCAGTTTCCGGGAGCGGTTCAGCCGCTGGGAATGCGACGGCAGGGACCTGAAATCGTTGTGA
- the moaC gene encoding cyclic pyranopterin monophosphate synthase MoaC yields the protein MNTPRLSHLDPKDRPLMVNVSGKKVTRRTARAIAEVRLPDDLARLFDGRELQTKKGPVFQTASLAGVMAAKRTADLIPLCHPLPLDHCTVELEMHTDGRVVIEATVSTESRTGVEMEALTAASVAALTLYDMSKAIAPGIVIERIGLLEKTGGKADVIRPDLDHPLIEP from the coding sequence ATGAACACTCCCCGACTCTCCCACCTCGACCCGAAGGATCGCCCGCTGATGGTAAACGTCAGCGGCAAGAAGGTCACCCGGCGGACCGCGCGAGCCATCGCGGAGGTCCGCCTGCCGGACGATCTGGCCCGACTCTTCGACGGGCGGGAACTTCAGACAAAGAAGGGGCCGGTCTTTCAAACGGCCAGCCTGGCCGGGGTCATGGCGGCCAAGCGCACGGCCGACCTGATCCCGCTCTGTCATCCCCTTCCCCTCGATCATTGCACGGTCGAACTGGAAATGCATACCGACGGCCGGGTGGTGATCGAGGCGACGGTTTCGACCGAATCCCGGACCGGGGTCGAGATGGAGGCATTGACCGCGGCCTCGGTGGCCGCTCTCACCCTTTACGACATGAGCAAGGCCATCGCTCCGGGTATCGTGATCGAAAGAATCGGTCTGCTCGAGAAAACCGGGGGCAAAGCCGACGTCATTCGACCGGACCTCGATCATCCCTTGATCGAACCATGA
- a CDS encoding molybdenum cofactor guanylyltransferase — MNPTRGVVLAGGRSRRMGEDKASIVLNGRTLLERSVTLLRALDLPVTVCARREQVLPDSGFARVDDPEPGIGPVGGLLAAMTACPGESLLVIAVDLPRLEVYTLDRLLDQRDPAYAVTAYRSPGDTRVEPLCAIYEPAAESFIRAAVAAGRHSLRQILEDSGRLRMIEAAHPHQLIDLDTPGALANLISRSDPTMPCQPST; from the coding sequence ATGAACCCGACTCGAGGAGTTGTCCTGGCCGGCGGTCGAAGCCGGCGGATGGGTGAGGACAAGGCGTCGATTGTCCTCAACGGCCGGACGCTGCTTGAGCGTTCCGTCACCCTCCTGCGCGCACTCGATCTGCCGGTTACCGTCTGTGCCCGACGGGAACAGGTTCTTCCGGACTCGGGTTTTGCACGGGTGGATGACCCGGAGCCCGGCATCGGTCCGGTTGGCGGCCTGCTGGCCGCCATGACTGCTTGTCCTGGAGAGAGCCTCCTTGTCATTGCCGTGGATCTGCCCCGCCTGGAGGTTTACACCCTTGACCGGCTGCTCGACCAGCGGGATCCCGCGTATGCCGTCACCGCCTATCGGAGTCCCGGTGACACCCGGGTCGAGCCACTCTGCGCCATCTACGAACCCGCCGCCGAATCATTCATCCGTGCCGCGGTCGCCGCGGGAAGACACAGTCTGCGCCAGATTCTTGAAGATTCCGGAAGGCTCCGGATGATTGAGGCCGCTCATCCCCACCAGTTGATCGATCTTGATACACCGGGTGCCCTCGCCAATCTCATTTCCCGTTCCGACCCGACCATGCCATGCCAACCATCCACCTGA
- a CDS encoding MoaD/ThiS family protein, translated as MPTIHLSIRYFALLREQRGLSEETLSTAHTNPADLYEALRQQHGLTLTAESLQIAINDEFMPWSTRLKDGDTIVFLPPMAGG; from the coding sequence ATGCCAACCATCCACCTGAGCATCCGTTACTTCGCCCTCCTCAGGGAGCAACGGGGTCTGTCGGAAGAAACATTGAGCACCGCGCACACCAATCCGGCCGACCTCTACGAGGCACTTCGGCAGCAACACGGTCTCACCCTGACCGCCGAAAGCCTGCAGATCGCGATCAACGACGAATTCATGCCATGGAGCACCCGCCTCAAGGACGGAGATACCATCGTCTTCCTTCCACCCATGGCCGGTGGATAA
- a CDS encoding molybdenum cofactor biosynthesis protein MoaE: MISFTLSTDPIDPVRLGAELENHEAGALVTFEGRVRLYNAQREVTRLDYEAFGPLALKEGTRIVEEAAARFPILSAVCVHRTGSLGLGESAVWVGVISKHRSAGFDACRMIIDEVKKRVPIWKKEHYADGDSGWIKPDPRP; encoded by the coding sequence ATGATTTCCTTCACCCTCTCGACCGATCCGATCGACCCCGTCCGCCTTGGGGCAGAACTGGAGAACCATGAGGCCGGGGCCCTCGTCACCTTTGAGGGGCGAGTCCGCCTCTACAACGCTCAACGCGAGGTCACCCGGCTTGATTACGAGGCCTTCGGTCCACTGGCCCTCAAGGAAGGGACGCGGATCGTCGAAGAAGCCGCGGCCCGGTTCCCCATCCTTTCCGCCGTGTGCGTCCACCGCACCGGCTCACTCGGCCTGGGGGAGTCCGCCGTCTGGGTCGGCGTGATTTCCAAGCACCGCTCCGCCGGGTTCGACGCCTGCCGGATGATCATCGACGAGGTCAAGAAGCGGGTTCCCATCTGGAAGAAAGAACACTACGCCGACGGGGACTCCGGATGGATCAAACCCGACCCCCGGCCTTAG